The Vibrio gallaecicus genome contains a region encoding:
- a CDS encoding phosphoglucomutase/phosphomannomutase family protein yields MIKFGTGGWRAFIGEEFTRDNVRLVAQALANIINNENAANNGFVIGYDRRFLSDKAACWFAEVLAANEIPVSFIDKFVPTPIVMFKAKEMGCIYSACITASHNPADYNGIKIFIEGGRDADEIITEKIEQQIANLTQEDVVRVDFEQALNDKTIQVINPMNEFVDSIINFIDIDAIKKANLRVLIDPMFGVAKNALQTVLINGRCDVDVINDGKNPDFGGLMPSPNASTLYRLKHLVAAEGYDIGIGTDGDADRLGIIDEKGNFIHPNEVLLLLYYYLLEYKGWKGSVVRNIATTHLLDKVAADHGEKSFEVPVGFKHISSQMEADDSLLGGESSGGLTIRGHIKGKDGVFASSLLVEMISVTGKKLSEMLDEIYSKYGYAYTAEGDCTFKPSQKEQLYTRIYVEKQLPEFEYEIEKVSYEDGAKVYFKNGGWVIARFSGTEPLLRIFAEMENQETAERVLLQVKEFLSL; encoded by the coding sequence ATGATCAAATTTGGTACTGGTGGCTGGCGCGCATTCATAGGTGAAGAATTCACTCGTGATAACGTACGTTTAGTTGCTCAAGCTCTTGCTAATATCATCAATAACGAAAATGCCGCTAATAACGGGTTTGTTATTGGCTATGACCGACGTTTTTTATCTGATAAAGCCGCTTGTTGGTTTGCTGAAGTACTAGCAGCAAATGAAATACCGGTCAGCTTTATTGATAAGTTTGTTCCAACGCCAATCGTAATGTTTAAAGCAAAAGAGATGGGATGCATTTATTCAGCATGCATTACTGCTTCCCATAACCCAGCAGACTACAATGGTATCAAAATCTTCATCGAAGGTGGACGTGATGCTGATGAGATCATCACAGAAAAGATTGAGCAGCAGATAGCAAACCTTACTCAAGAAGATGTAGTTAGGGTCGATTTTGAACAAGCGCTGAATGATAAAACCATTCAAGTGATCAACCCAATGAATGAATTTGTCGATTCAATCATTAACTTCATCGATATTGATGCAATAAAAAAAGCAAACCTTCGCGTGCTCATCGACCCTATGTTTGGCGTAGCAAAAAATGCCCTTCAGACAGTATTGATCAATGGTCGCTGTGATGTTGATGTGATTAACGATGGCAAAAACCCAGACTTTGGTGGCTTAATGCCATCACCCAATGCATCTACTTTATATCGACTGAAACACCTTGTAGCGGCTGAAGGTTACGATATAGGCATTGGTACGGATGGTGATGCGGACCGCCTTGGTATCATTGATGAAAAAGGTAACTTCATTCACCCAAATGAAGTACTACTACTTCTATATTACTACTTGCTGGAATACAAAGGCTGGAAAGGTTCCGTTGTTCGGAATATCGCCACCACACACCTTCTAGATAAAGTTGCAGCAGATCATGGTGAGAAGAGCTTTGAGGTACCAGTAGGCTTTAAGCATATTAGCTCCCAAATGGAAGCAGATGACTCCCTACTTGGTGGCGAAAGTTCAGGTGGACTTACCATTCGAGGTCATATCAAAGGTAAAGATGGAGTGTTTGCATCAAGCCTACTTGTTGAAATGATCAGCGTGACAGGTAAAAAACTCTCTGAAATGCTGGATGAAATCTATTCGAAATATGGCTATGCCTATACAGCAGAAGGCGATTGTACGTTCAAGCCCTCTCAAAAAGAGCAGCTTTACACACGCATTTACGTAGAAAAGCAATTGCCAGAATTTGAATATGAGATTGAAAAAGTCAGCTATGAAGATGGGGCTAAAGTGTACTTTAAAAATGGAGGATGGGTAATTGCTCGCTTCTCAGGCACAGAACCACTTTTAAGAATTTTTGCTGAAATGGAAAACCAAGAAACTGCCGAGCGAGTTCTTCTGCAGGTTAAAGAGTTCCTATCACTTTAA
- a CDS encoding ABC transporter ATP-binding protein gives MSCALSIKDLTCQYESQTVLESLSLEVEHGEIVCLLGASGCGKTTLLKAIAGLLPLTSGVMNLNCQTIDDGKHWLPPEQRNIGMIFQDYALFPHLTVFENVAFGLRKESEQSKKDKVQEMLELVHLDGFGDRYPHQLSGGQQQRVAIARSLAYKPDLLLLDEPFSNIDTQVRHELISEIRKIFKKQGVTAIFVTHSREEAFAFADKMAVMNYGVIEQYGSASELYYQPSSKFVADFLGGGSYLKAKRVSEQEFETDLGVIEAKPQTEISLEAHCELLLRPQHIQVTSGTESTISVLEQQFMGDHCRYVIEANGQKLLATSAEALEVGQPVAVKVDTHGVLAF, from the coding sequence ATGAGCTGTGCATTATCAATAAAAGATCTGACCTGTCAGTATGAGTCTCAAACAGTTCTAGAGTCGTTGTCACTTGAAGTTGAACATGGTGAGATTGTTTGCCTGCTAGGTGCAAGTGGTTGCGGTAAAACAACCCTTCTAAAAGCAATTGCAGGGTTATTACCATTAACTAGTGGGGTTATGAACCTTAACTGCCAAACGATTGATGACGGTAAGCATTGGTTGCCACCAGAGCAACGTAATATTGGCATGATTTTCCAAGACTACGCTCTTTTTCCGCACTTAACGGTATTTGAAAATGTAGCTTTTGGTCTGCGAAAAGAAAGTGAGCAATCTAAAAAAGATAAGGTTCAAGAAATGCTTGAACTTGTGCATCTTGATGGCTTTGGCGATAGGTACCCACACCAATTGTCAGGTGGTCAGCAGCAGCGTGTTGCGATTGCTCGATCACTCGCTTATAAACCTGACTTACTCTTGTTAGATGAACCATTTTCAAATATCGATACCCAGGTTCGTCATGAATTGATTTCTGAAATTCGTAAGATTTTTAAGAAGCAAGGTGTGACAGCCATTTTTGTTACTCACAGCCGTGAAGAAGCATTTGCCTTCGCGGATAAAATGGCAGTAATGAACTATGGTGTGATAGAGCAATATGGTTCGGCGTCAGAGTTGTATTACCAGCCATCAAGCAAATTTGTAGCTGACTTTCTTGGTGGTGGGAGCTACCTAAAAGCTAAACGTGTTTCAGAGCAAGAGTTTGAAACGGATTTAGGGGTAATAGAAGCAAAACCTCAGACGGAAATAAGCTTAGAAGCTCACTGTGAACTATTACTTAGACCTCAGCATATTCAGGTGACATCCGGCACTGAAAGTACTATTTCGGTTCTAGAGCAGCAGTTTATGGGTGATCATTGTCGTTACGTAATAGAAGCTAATGGACAAAAGCTATTAGCTACCTCTGCAGAGGCGTTAGAAGTGGGGCAACCTGTCGCGGTAAAAGTGGACACTCACGGTGTGCTTGCCTTTTAA
- a CDS encoding GH36-type glycosyl hydrolase domain-containing protein — MKYGYFDNDNREYVITQPDVPAPWTNYLGTEKFCTVISHNAGGYSFYNSPEYNRVTKFRPNGTFDRPGHYVYLRDDETGDYWSISWQPVAKSLDEANYEVRHGLSYSKFKCEYSGITATKTLFIPKGEDAEVWDVVLKNNTDKPRTISTFSFVEFSFSHIQSDNQNHQMSLYSAGTEYKNGVLEYDLYYNTNDFEGFYYLASTFDPDSYDGQRDNFLGLYRDEANPIAVEQGKCTNSAQTCYNHCGSLHKQFVIQPGEEVRFAYVLGIGKGNGERLREKYQDLANVDAAFQGIKDHWNERCEKFQVKSPNEGLDTMINTWTLYQAETCVVWSRFASFIEVGGRTGLGYRDTAQDAISVPHANPEMTRKRIVDLLRGQVKAGYGLHLFDPDWFDPEKADVEPSKSPTVVPTPSDDDKIHGIDDTCSDDHLWIVPTIIKYVVETGEHSFFDEVIPYADSGEATVYEHMKAALNFSAEYVGQTGICKGLRADWNDCLNLGGGESSMVSFLHFWALQEFLDLAKFRKNTADVEKYTEMAANVREACESHLWDDEGGWYIRGLTKNGEKIGTAQQAEGRVHLESNTLAVLSGAVSQERGEKAMDAVDENLFSEYGLHLNSPSFATPNDDIGFVTRVYQGVKENGAIFSHPNPWAWVAEAKLGRGDRAMKFYDALNPYNQNDMIETRYAEPYSYVQFIMGKDHQDHGRANHPWLTGTSGWAYFAVTNFILGVRTGFDGLTIDPCIPTDWPEFEVSRQWRGATYNITVQNPNSVSKGVKTITVNGEAVEGTVPVLEEGSVNEVIVVLG, encoded by the coding sequence ATGAAATACGGCTATTTCGATAACGATAATCGCGAATACGTCATCACTCAACCAGACGTACCTGCGCCATGGACAAATTACTTAGGAACGGAGAAGTTCTGTACTGTAATTTCACATAATGCTGGCGGTTATTCATTCTACAACTCGCCTGAATATAACCGTGTTACTAAGTTTCGCCCTAACGGTACATTCGACCGTCCTGGGCATTATGTCTACCTTCGTGATGACGAAACTGGTGACTACTGGTCAATATCATGGCAACCAGTAGCAAAAAGTTTGGATGAAGCTAATTACGAAGTTCGACATGGCTTGTCTTACTCCAAATTTAAGTGTGAATACAGCGGCATTACGGCAACTAAGACACTATTCATTCCAAAAGGTGAAGATGCTGAAGTATGGGATGTAGTGCTTAAAAACAACACTGACAAGCCACGTACAATTAGTACTTTCTCATTCGTTGAGTTTTCATTCAGCCACATTCAATCAGATAACCAAAACCATCAAATGTCTTTGTACTCTGCTGGAACTGAATACAAAAATGGTGTGCTTGAATACGATCTTTACTACAACACCAATGACTTTGAAGGTTTCTACTACTTAGCTTCTACTTTTGATCCTGATAGCTACGATGGGCAGCGTGATAATTTCTTAGGCTTGTACCGTGATGAAGCAAACCCAATTGCCGTTGAACAAGGCAAATGTACGAACAGTGCTCAAACCTGTTACAACCACTGTGGTTCTCTGCACAAACAGTTTGTCATCCAGCCAGGTGAAGAAGTTCGTTTCGCTTATGTGCTAGGCATAGGTAAAGGCAATGGCGAGCGTTTGCGTGAGAAGTACCAAGATCTTGCTAATGTTGATGCAGCATTCCAAGGCATTAAAGATCACTGGAATGAACGCTGTGAGAAATTCCAAGTAAAATCGCCAAACGAAGGTTTGGATACCATGATCAATACATGGACGCTTTACCAAGCTGAAACCTGTGTGGTTTGGTCTCGATTTGCTTCTTTCATCGAAGTGGGTGGTCGTACAGGTTTAGGTTACCGTGATACTGCGCAAGACGCGATTTCGGTCCCTCATGCAAACCCAGAAATGACTCGTAAGCGTATTGTTGATTTACTCCGTGGACAGGTAAAAGCTGGCTACGGGTTACACCTGTTTGATCCTGATTGGTTTGATCCAGAAAAAGCAGACGTTGAACCATCTAAGTCACCAACCGTTGTACCTACACCATCTGATGATGACAAAATTCATGGCATTGATGATACGTGTTCTGATGATCACCTATGGATCGTTCCAACCATCATTAAATATGTGGTTGAGACAGGCGAACATAGCTTCTTCGATGAAGTGATTCCTTACGCTGATTCAGGTGAAGCAACTGTCTATGAACATATGAAAGCTGCGCTTAATTTCTCAGCAGAATATGTTGGTCAAACAGGAATCTGTAAAGGTCTTCGAGCAGACTGGAATGACTGTCTGAACCTAGGTGGTGGCGAGTCCTCTATGGTGTCTTTCCTGCATTTTTGGGCACTTCAAGAGTTCCTAGATCTAGCTAAGTTCCGTAAGAACACCGCTGATGTAGAAAAATACACAGAAATGGCAGCAAACGTTCGTGAAGCTTGTGAATCACACCTTTGGGATGATGAAGGTGGTTGGTACATCCGTGGCTTAACGAAAAATGGTGAAAAGATTGGTACTGCTCAACAAGCAGAAGGTCGAGTACACCTAGAGTCAAATACCCTAGCTGTTCTTTCTGGAGCGGTTTCTCAAGAGCGTGGTGAAAAAGCAATGGATGCGGTGGATGAGAATTTATTCTCAGAATACGGTTTACACCTAAATTCACCATCATTCGCTACACCAAATGACGACATTGGTTTCGTGACTCGAGTTTACCAAGGCGTAAAAGAAAATGGAGCAATCTTCTCGCATCCAAACCCTTGGGCATGGGTTGCAGAAGCAAAACTTGGTCGTGGTGACAGAGCAATGAAGTTCTACGATGCTCTTAACCCTTACAACCAAAATGACATGATCGAAACACGTTACGCAGAACCATACTCCTACGTGCAATTCATCATGGGTAAAGATCACCAAGACCATGGTAGAGCTAATCACCCTTGGTTAACTGGTACATCAGGCTGGGCTTACTTTGCCGTAACTAACTTCATTTTAGGTGTTCGTACTGGCTTTGATGGTTTAACCATCGATCCTTGTATTCCAACAGATTGGCCTGAATTTGAAGTATCACGTCAATGGCGAGGAGCAACCTATAACATCACGGTCCAAAACCCAAATTCAGTCAGCAAAGGCGTTAAAACCATTACGGTTAATGGCGAAGCGGTTGAAGGCACGGTTCCTGTCCTTGAAGAAGGCAGCGTAAACGAAGTGATTGTCGTTTTAGGTTAA